Proteins encoded together in one Telopea speciosissima isolate NSW1024214 ecotype Mountain lineage chromosome 6, Tspe_v1, whole genome shotgun sequence window:
- the LOC122665626 gene encoding uncharacterized protein LOC122665626, producing MEFIRQCWTTPVFGPPLYILSLKLKLLRSDLRSWNKSVFGNIHQNARNAEDGVSSEETEFDQNPNEVTREVLAEARNALKDILLQEEIFWKQKSRIRWLKERERNTKFFHAMVNVRRTKKKGVEKIKDGKGSWISGEVGVSTEAIRYFSEIFSLQSIQTDEDLLHMIPRLVTDVENSFPMISPSLEDVKKAVFELSRDSAPSSEGFSGYSPPIVGKLLAMMCGKQSRIILLVVSCLGVTRLFTWCSFLKKKP from the coding sequence ATGGAGTTTATCAGACAGTGTTGGACTACACCAGTTTTTGGGCCTCCCCTTTATATTCTTTCCCTAAAATTGAAGTTGCTTCGTTCCGATCTTCGCTCTTGGAATAAATCAGTATTTGGTAATATTCACCAAAATGCCAGGAATGCAGAAGATGGGGTGAGTAGTGAGGAAACTGAATTTGATCAAAATCCTAACGAAGTGACTCGTGAGGTGCTGGCAGAGGCGAGAAATGCTCTTAAGGAtattcttttgcaagaagaaatTTTCTGGAAGCAAAAATCCAGAATTCGATGgctcaaagagagggaaagaaataCTAAATTTTTTCATGCCATGGTGAATGTTCGtcggacaaaaaaaaaaggcgtggaaaaaataaaagatggcaAAGGTAGTTGGATTTCAGGGGAAGTAGGAGTGTCAACGGAGGCTATTAGATATTTCTCTGAAATATTCTCTTTGCAAAGCATCCAGACAGATGAAGACTTGTTACATATGATCCCTCGTTTGGTTACAGATGTAGAAAATTCTTTTCCGATGATTTCTCCGTCTTTGGAGGACGTCAAGAAGGCGGTCTTTGAATTGTCCAGGGATAGTGCTCCTAGTTCTGAAGGTTTCTCAGGATATTCTCCACCGATTGTTGGGAAATTATTGGCAATGATGTGTGGGAAGCAGTCAAGGATTATTTTGCTGGTGGTTTCTTGCCTAGGAGTTACACGTCTGTTCACCTGGTGCTCATTCCTAAAAAAGAAACCCTGA